The following are encoded together in the Macadamia integrifolia cultivar HAES 741 chromosome 10, SCU_Mint_v3, whole genome shotgun sequence genome:
- the LOC122091383 gene encoding putative pentatricopeptide repeat-containing protein At3g16890, mitochondrial encodes MRGFSSVASRASIVSRDLSEGICKSSSNGDRQVYGRTVVAPVQKQPSSETSLRGKSSSFNPSQIPDSQFSVISTGRSISGDRREISTITVDHQYFCKILDRKDWFILLNHEFKYTKTNLTPQFVVRILQHQENPLHSLKFYIWVSNFKETLVNYQLGRRVLAYALYRKGPVVLSVDLLREIKNSGCRVSEDLLCVLIGSWGRLGLAKYCAEVFGQISLLGLTPTTRLYNSLIDALVKSNSLDLAYLKFQQMPLDNCIPDRFTYNILIHGVCRIGIVDEALRLVKQMEGLGYSPNVFTYTILIDGFCTAKRVDDAFHVLEMMRQRNVSPSEATFRSLVHGVFRCSDVHKAYEMLLKFLESKPILCKQSCDAVLDCLSKNSMPTESMEFLRKMGQKGYLPDSSTFNIVMSCLMKGVDLNEACKIQDGFVGRGGKPCFNTYLMLIEVLYKAGRTNEGDRFLNQMERDGLVSTVSSYNMLIDCFAKAKMMDKASQKFGDMIQRGVAPNLVTFNTLIDGHCKVREVGKARELLKMLLDCGFKPDIFTFSSIIDGLCRVHQMEDAFGCFDEMVEWGVSPNAVTYNILIRSLCFVGDVAKAMKLLRKMKDAGINPDVFSFNALILSLCRMKKIENAQRLFVSMLRVGLTPDKLTYNAFIKASCESGRVDEARQMLLTMEYSGCSPDSYLYTPIIESLTHLGRLEEAHDLINKNGRETLNEIHS; translated from the coding sequence ATGAGAGGGTTTTCGTCTGTTGCTTCCCGAGCATCTATAGTGAGCAGAGATTTAAGCGAAGGAATCTGCAAATCGAGCTCCAACGGCGACAGACAGGTTTATGGAAGAACAGTAGTGGCCCCCGTTCAAAAACAACCCAGTTCAGAAACTTCACTTAGAGGCAAGTCTTCTTCATTCAATCCTTCCCAAATACCTGACTCTCAATTCTCAGTGATTTCAACTGGAAGAAGCATTTCTGGTGATAGGCGCGAGATATCAACTATAACGGTCGATCATCAGTACTTCTGTAAAATACTTGATAGAAAGGATTGGTTTATCTTGCTAAATCACGAGTTCAAATACACGAAGACCAATCTCACTCCACAGTTTGTTGTGAGAATCTTGCAGCATCAGGAAAACCCATTACACtcactcaaattttacatcTGGGTTTCAAATTTCAAGGAGACACTGGTGAATTATCAATTGGGTCGGAGAGTTTTGGCTTATGCTCTGTATCGTAAGGGTCCCGTAGTGTTGTCTGTTGATTTGCTTCGAGAGATTAAAAACTCTGGGTGTCGGGTTTCTGAGGACCTGCTTTGTGTTTTAATTGGTAGTTGGGGAAGGTTAGGGCTTGCCAAGTATTGTGCTGAAGTTTTTGGGCAGATTTCACTACTGGGTCTTACTCCAACTACTCGATTATACAATTCACTTATTGATGCATTAGTGAAATCCAATTCCCTTGATTTAGCTTATCTCAAATTCCAGCAGATGCCCCTTGATAACTGCATCCCTGACAGATTCACATATAACATTCTCATCCATGGGGTCTGCAGGATTGGAATTGTTGATGAAGCTCTTCGTCTCGTTAAGCAGATGGAGGGCTTGGGTTATTCCCCTAATGTGTTCACCTACACGATCCTCATTGATGGGTTCTGTACCGCAAAAAGGGTGGATGATGCCTTTCATGTTTTGGAGATGATgaggcagaggaatgtgagccCTAGTGAAGCCACATTTAGGTCATTGGTTCATGGTGTCTTTCGATGTTCAGACGTGCATAAAGCATATGAGATGTTactgaaatttttagaaagcAAGCCTATTTTGTGCAAGCAATCTTGTGATGCCGTACTGGATTGCCTTTCCAAGAATTCTATGCCAACAGAGTCCATGGAGTTCTTAAGAAAGATGGGACAAAAGGGTTATCTTCCAGACAGTTCAACATTTAACATTGTGATGTCTTGCTTGATGAAGGGTGTGGATCTGAACGAGGCTTGCAAGATACAGGATGGTTTTGTTGGGAGAGGTGGGAAGCCGTGTTTCAACACTTATCTCATGCTTATTGAAGTTTTGTACAAGGCAGGAAGAACTAATGAAGGGGACAGATTTTTAAATCAGATGGAGCGGGATGGACTAGTATCGACTGTATCTTCATATAACATGTTGATCGATTGCTTTGCCAAAGCCAAAATGATGGACAAAGCATCACAGAAATTTGGAGATATGATTCAAAGAGGTGTTGCTCCTAATCTTGTTACTTTTAATACCCTTATTGATGGTCATTGCAAAGTTAGGGAGGTAGGTAAGGCTAGAGAACTGTTGAAGATGCTATTAGACTGTGGTTTTAAACCTGATATCTTCACCTTTAGTTCAATAATTGATGGTCTTTGTCGGGTCCACCAGATGGAAGATGCTTTTGGTTGTTTTGATGAGATGGTTGAATGGGGTGTTTCTCCAAATGCTGTCACATATAACATCCTGATTCGGTCTCTCTGTTTTGTTGGGGATGTTGCTAAAGCGATGAAGTTAttgagaaagatgaaagatgCTGGAATAAACCCAGATGTGTTTTCTTTCAATGCTCTCATTCTAAGCCTTTGTAGGAtgaagaaaattgaaaatgCACAAAGGCTTTTTGTTTCCATGTTGAGAGTGGGCCTGACACCTGACAAACTTACGTATAATGCTTTTATTAAGGCATCATGTGAATCAGGAAGAGTCGATGAGGCTAGACAGATGCTTCTCACCATGGAATACAGTGGATGTTCTCCAGATTCTTATTTGTACACACCAATTATAGAATCTCTAACCCATTTGGGTCGCTTGGAGGAGGCCCATGATTTAATCAacaaaaatggaagagaaactCTTAACGAAATCCATTCCTGA